From Leptotrichia wadei, one genomic window encodes:
- the kdsB gene encoding 3-deoxy-manno-octulosonate cytidylyltransferase, which translates to MRILGVIPARYASSRFEGKPLKDICGHPMIEWVYKRAKNADIDELVVATDDERIFEAVKEFGGNVVMTAENHQNGTSRIIEVINKDEFKNYDFVINIQGDEPLIDIESINILANNYRSEKSEIVTLKQEIKSKKEIENPNHVKVITDFNDNAIYFSRSVIPYERNGSENFKYFRHIGIYGYTVKFLNELNSLKEGVLEKIESLEQLRFIENGYKIKVLETESNVIGVDTEEDLREVIKFVKEKGIKIMGQ; encoded by the coding sequence ATGAGAATATTAGGAGTAATACCGGCAAGATATGCGTCTAGCAGGTTTGAGGGAAAGCCGTTAAAGGATATTTGTGGACATCCTATGATTGAGTGGGTTTACAAAAGAGCTAAAAATGCAGATATTGATGAATTAGTTGTGGCGACTGATGACGAGAGAATTTTTGAGGCTGTGAAAGAATTTGGCGGAAATGTGGTTATGACTGCTGAAAATCATCAAAATGGAACTTCCAGAATAATTGAAGTTATAAATAAAGATGAGTTTAAAAATTATGATTTTGTAATAAATATTCAGGGGGATGAGCCGTTAATTGACATTGAATCAATTAATATTCTTGCAAATAATTACAGAAGTGAAAAGTCAGAAATTGTTACGTTAAAGCAGGAAATAAAATCTAAGAAGGAAATTGAAAATCCAAATCATGTAAAGGTTATTACAGACTTTAATGACAATGCCATTTATTTTAGCCGTTCAGTAATTCCTTATGAACGTAATGGAAGTGAAAACTTTAAGTATTTTAGGCATATAGGAATCTACGGATATACAGTGAAATTTTTGAATGAACTGAATAGCCTGAAGGAAGGTGTGCTTGAGAAAATTGAGTCGCTTGAGCAGTTGAGATTTATTGAGAATGGGTATAAAATAAAGGTTTTAGAAACTGAGTCAAATGTGATAGGAGTAGATACTGAAGAGGATTTGAGAGAAGTTATTAAGTTTGTAAAGGAAAAAGGAATAAAAATTATGGGACAATAA
- a CDS encoding alpha-amylase — MENGVMIQYFEWNLPNDGKHWKRLKDDAKHLSEIGVSGVWIPPAYKGTSQADVGYGAYDLWDLGEFDQKGTVRTKYGTKQELIEAIEELHKYNINVYLDAVLNHKGGADETENFLAIEVDPEDRTVEISEPFEIEGWTKFTFPGRNGKYSAFKWNYNLFDGVDFDNKTGRTAIYKIVGENKDWDEGVDSELGNYDYLMNADIDFSHPEVREEVIRWGKWVVNELKIDGFRMDAVKHIKDEFIAEFLTQVRAVYGEKFYSVGEYWRNDLEKLKEYLDNVGYKTDLFDVGLHFNMYDASKKKQDYDLREIFEHTIVATNPMAAVTFVDNHDSQKGSALESQVENWFIPHSYAIILLSRDGYPCLFYGDYYGVGGENSPHQWIIDKLLEVRSLHAYGDQINHFEDPNIIAIQRTGRDEWTGCVAVLSNLDKEGEIQVEVGKERAGQVWQEVTGSGFEDVIIDEEGNGNFKVEAEKISVWIRKN, encoded by the coding sequence ATGGAAAATGGAGTAATGATACAGTATTTTGAATGGAATTTGCCAAATGATGGGAAACATTGGAAAAGATTGAAAGATGATGCGAAACATTTAAGTGAAATTGGAGTTAGTGGAGTTTGGATTCCGCCTGCATATAAAGGAACTTCTCAAGCGGATGTTGGTTATGGAGCTTATGATTTGTGGGATCTGGGAGAATTTGATCAGAAGGGGACTGTCAGAACGAAATATGGAACGAAGCAGGAATTGATTGAGGCGATTGAGGAACTTCATAAATACAATATAAATGTGTATTTGGATGCAGTTTTGAATCATAAGGGAGGAGCTGATGAAACGGAGAATTTTTTGGCGATTGAAGTTGATCCGGAAGATAGAACTGTGGAAATATCAGAGCCTTTTGAAATAGAAGGATGGACAAAATTTACTTTTCCTGGGAGAAACGGAAAATATTCCGCATTTAAGTGGAACTATAATCTTTTTGACGGTGTGGATTTTGACAATAAGACAGGAAGAACTGCAATTTATAAAATTGTTGGAGAAAATAAGGACTGGGATGAGGGAGTTGATTCTGAACTTGGAAATTATGACTATTTGATGAATGCTGATATTGATTTTTCTCATCCTGAAGTGCGTGAGGAAGTAATCCGATGGGGAAAATGGGTTGTAAATGAACTAAAAATTGATGGATTCAGGATGGATGCGGTGAAACATATAAAAGATGAGTTTATAGCAGAATTTTTAACACAAGTAAGGGCAGTTTATGGAGAAAAATTTTATTCTGTGGGAGAATACTGGAGAAATGACTTGGAAAAATTGAAGGAATATTTGGATAATGTTGGCTATAAAACTGATTTATTTGATGTTGGACTTCACTTTAATATGTATGACGCTTCTAAAAAGAAACAAGATTATGACTTGCGAGAAATTTTTGAACATACAATAGTTGCAACAAATCCAATGGCAGCTGTAACATTTGTGGATAATCATGATTCACAAAAGGGAAGCGCTTTAGAATCACAGGTAGAAAACTGGTTTATTCCACATTCCTATGCTATAATTTTATTATCCAGGGATGGTTATCCTTGTCTGTTTTATGGAGATTATTATGGTGTAGGCGGAGAAAATAGCCCGCATCAATGGATAATTGACAAACTTTTGGAAGTCAGAAGCCTGCATGCCTATGGTGATCAAATAAATCACTTTGAAGATCCAAATATAATTGCAATTCAAAGAACAGGAAGAGATGAATGGACTGGATGTGTGGCTGTGCTTTCAAATTTAGATAAAGAAGGAGAAATTCAGGTTGAAGTTGGAAAGGAACGGGCTGGTCAGGTTTGGCAGGAAGTTACAGGAAGCGGATTTGAGGATGTTATAATTGATGAAGAAGGAAATGGTAATTTTAAAGTTGAGGCTGAAAAAATTTCTGTTTGGATACGTAAAAACTAA